The following coding sequences are from one Sulfitobacter sp. OXR-159 window:
- a CDS encoding E2 domain-containing protein, with protein sequence MNSLRLLLKHTPLWVRVETDRPATAQVTCEPQKASGSIAGHYLLKLALLHGGGVSVAEDVAANHFPASCPERHINPDATFCISYGSTEPLIEAHAAIAWWEYLRMFLLHQEYARKYGVWPLEGGLSHGDAARIQEKMEELAAPLGWKEEILVGMFRGKGWLANSLPKASHRLDRLLNSRTPCPRGCTRQADSNRSIVCRPVDTDREMTGGKPILRAECPNRSALERIALLEHRRRKAQHDFIQDICKDAPKCCGTMKYCPLAKSSS encoded by the coding sequence ATGAACTCTCTTAGGCTACTGCTGAAACACACCCCTTTATGGGTCAGAGTAGAAACAGATAGACCAGCAACGGCGCAGGTAACTTGCGAACCCCAAAAGGCGAGCGGATCGATCGCGGGACACTACCTTCTGAAGCTCGCTCTATTGCACGGAGGAGGCGTTAGCGTGGCGGAGGACGTAGCGGCCAATCATTTCCCCGCTTCCTGTCCTGAGAGACACATCAATCCCGATGCCACCTTTTGTATCTCCTATGGATCAACTGAACCGCTAATCGAAGCGCATGCGGCGATAGCCTGGTGGGAATACCTACGCATGTTCCTCCTTCATCAGGAGTATGCGCGGAAGTATGGAGTGTGGCCTCTTGAAGGAGGTCTTTCTCACGGGGACGCGGCGCGGATTCAGGAAAAAATGGAAGAGCTGGCTGCTCCATTGGGTTGGAAAGAAGAGATCCTAGTCGGCATGTTCCGCGGGAAGGGCTGGTTGGCCAACTCCTTACCCAAGGCATCTCACCGCTTGGATCGATTGCTCAATTCTAGAACTCCTTGCCCGAGGGGTTGCACGCGTCAGGCCGACAGCAATCGTTCGATTGTTTGCCGTCCAGTAGACACCGACCGAGAGATGACAGGTGGGAAACCGATCCTAAGGGCAGAGTGTCCAAACAGATCTGCACTAGAGCGCATTGCTTTACTGGAGCACAGGCGTCGCAAGGCGCAGCACGACTTTATCCAGGATATTTGTAAGGATGCGCCCAAGTGTTGTGGGACGATGAAATACTGCCCTCTGGCCAAATCGAGTTCGTGA
- a CDS encoding IS110 family transposase, whose translation MKASKFSDAQKAFIIKQGEEGTPVSEICRKAGISQVTYWTCRGIVPLLCKTACLFHRPDPALPDPPVCWSRGGGCRRFAMEEDMRNTQGTIYVGIDVSKDKLAVAIAGGERGDEVLSLGTFENTPASISKLLKKLAGRGDISTCYEAGPTGYGLYRQIRAAGCECCVVAPSLIPVRAGERVKTDRLDALRLARLLRAGELTPVWVPDETHEAMRDLVRARESAAEDQRHKRQLVSAFLLRHGRVYQRSKPWTMRYRRWLQTLTFDHPAHQIALQEMLQAERNASERLERLTGHIEVLVPDWTLAPAVNALQALRGVALISAVTFMAEIGDVRRFETPVKLMAYLGLVPSEYSTGKTTRRGGITRAGNARVRHKLIEGAWTYRLQARPGERKLYILREQSPEVQDIAWKAQSRLTARYRQLIRRGKKPTVVTTAIAREMAAFMWDIARRTMPAR comes from the coding sequence ATGAAGGCATCGAAGTTTTCGGACGCGCAGAAAGCGTTCATCATCAAGCAGGGCGAAGAAGGCACGCCGGTGTCTGAGATCTGCCGTAAGGCAGGCATCAGCCAGGTGACCTACTGGACCTGTCGCGGGATTGTGCCGCTCCTTTGTAAGACCGCATGTCTTTTCCACCGGCCCGACCCGGCCCTGCCTGATCCGCCTGTATGCTGGTCGCGGGGCGGCGGGTGCCGTCGGTTTGCGATGGAGGAAGACATGCGGAACACCCAAGGAACGATCTACGTCGGAATTGATGTGTCCAAGGACAAACTTGCGGTCGCGATCGCGGGTGGAGAGCGTGGGGACGAGGTTCTCAGCCTTGGCACGTTCGAGAACACACCCGCCAGCATCAGCAAGTTGCTGAAGAAGCTTGCCGGGCGAGGAGACATCTCGACCTGCTACGAGGCCGGACCGACGGGCTACGGCCTCTACCGGCAGATACGTGCGGCCGGCTGCGAATGCTGCGTGGTCGCGCCATCCCTGATTCCGGTCAGGGCCGGAGAGCGGGTCAAGACCGATCGACTTGACGCCCTGCGTCTTGCACGCCTTCTACGTGCCGGAGAATTGACCCCAGTCTGGGTCCCCGACGAGACGCACGAGGCGATGCGCGATCTGGTCCGGGCCCGGGAAAGTGCCGCAGAGGATCAACGCCACAAGCGTCAGCTCGTCTCGGCCTTCCTTCTGCGTCATGGGCGGGTCTATCAACGCTCCAAGCCGTGGACGATGCGTTATCGGCGCTGGCTGCAGACCCTGACGTTCGATCACCCGGCGCACCAGATCGCGCTGCAGGAGATGTTGCAGGCGGAAAGAAATGCCTCGGAGCGGCTGGAGCGGCTGACCGGGCACATCGAGGTCCTTGTGCCGGACTGGACGCTCGCGCCAGCAGTGAACGCGCTTCAAGCGCTGCGGGGCGTGGCGCTGATCAGCGCCGTCACCTTCATGGCCGAGATCGGCGATGTGCGGCGGTTCGAGACACCTGTGAAACTGATGGCCTATCTCGGGCTGGTGCCGAGCGAATACTCGACCGGCAAAACGACCAGGCGCGGTGGCATCACCCGTGCGGGCAACGCCCGCGTGCGACACAAGCTGATCGAGGGGGCCTGGACTTACCGCCTGCAGGCACGACCGGGAGAGCGGAAGCTCTACATCCTCAGAGAGCAGTCGCCGGAGGTCCAAGACATTGCCTGGAAGGCGCAATCTCGCCTGACCGCCCGATATCGCCAGCTCATCCGGCGCGGCAAGAAGCCGACCGTCGTCACCACGGCGATTGCGCGAGAGATGGCCGCATTCATGTGGGACATCGCCCGCCGTACCATGCCTGCGCGCTGA
- a CDS encoding tripartite tricarboxylate transporter TctB family protein — translation MPETHPSFYKLEAGDGNTVARITQLRDEGTLMPEKLSYFRSGDWILPIIIFISTTAYLVEALQNGSFFRYGLPSAGFMPIVLSVAMYLSLLAVIVGQIRRHKVRHDIESAPRSLEEMHDLEPSVRPSGSSAYVSLAAVILISLLYVLLFRKLGFAVATFFFSLGLLSTFRFGWSKGFLGIALNIVVAAAISLFAYLFFAVLFGIQLPKMELLT, via the coding sequence ATGCCTGAAACTCACCCCAGTTTTTATAAATTGGAGGCGGGCGACGGTAACACCGTTGCCCGAATTACTCAACTTCGCGATGAGGGAACTTTAATGCCTGAAAAGCTCTCGTATTTCCGGTCTGGTGACTGGATCCTGCCAATAATTATTTTCATCTCTACTACAGCCTATCTTGTTGAGGCTTTGCAGAACGGTTCCTTTTTTCGTTACGGGCTACCTAGTGCGGGCTTCATGCCAATCGTTCTTAGTGTTGCAATGTACCTCTCACTATTGGCGGTTATTGTGGGGCAAATTAGGCGGCACAAGGTCAGACACGACATAGAGTCCGCCCCTAGATCCTTAGAAGAGATGCATGATCTGGAGCCTTCCGTTCGTCCCAGTGGTAGCAGCGCATATGTTTCGCTGGCCGCCGTTATATTGATTTCCCTCTTGTATGTATTGTTGTTTCGAAAGCTTGGGTTTGCAGTGGCCACCTTCTTTTTCTCACTGGGACTGCTGTCTACTTTCCGGTTCGGATGGTCGAAAGGCTTTCTCGGGATTGCACTGAATATCGTAGTGGCCGCGGCAATAAGTCTATTCGCATATTTGTTCTTTGCCGTTCTTTTCGGCATTCAACTCCCAAAAATGGAATTGCTGACATGA
- a CDS encoding tripartite tricarboxylate transporter permease, translated as MEQLLHVLGGFETIAEPAVFGYLVAGFLIGTLFAAIPGLTGTLAIALILPITYSMDITPSLVMCAAIFMGAQYGGSITAITVNIPGAPCAVMTAYEGNILMRRGEGARALRSAGLASMMGGVVGAVLLMTLAPIIAQAALYVQTPGKFSLILFAFFVIIISNDQSIAKGIVATLLGLMVATIGIDVASSKARQTFGLPSLVEGIDLMAVIIGAFAISELLVQVTASSRNKNTLNYNPTESVKWSWRDFLPRGSDYSFIGTYRYIKFAMIGYFVGVLPGAGGSSAAFVSYAEAKRSSSRPEEYNNGSVEGISASESANNAMCGGSLVPMLTFGIPGDTTSAVILGVLIINGLQPGPQMMTEQFAVITPMMAALLIAALLIPITLLFLGPWYMRLVSINKAVLFSSIAVVAMVGAYVSTFSVFQMGAALAIGVGAYFMQRGGYPMVSFLLGFILGPDLEVYMRRSLAITDGSPSIFFTRPDSLFFLGLIAVFFFFMIVRPWISSRRKHLSPDK; from the coding sequence ATGGAACAGTTGCTGCACGTTCTTGGGGGCTTCGAAACAATCGCGGAACCGGCGGTGTTCGGGTATTTGGTAGCCGGCTTCCTGATCGGGACTCTCTTTGCGGCGATCCCTGGGTTGACAGGCACATTGGCGATAGCATTGATCTTGCCGATTACCTATTCGATGGACATTACCCCGTCGCTTGTCATGTGCGCCGCTATTTTCATGGGAGCTCAGTATGGCGGCAGCATCACCGCTATAACAGTAAACATTCCTGGCGCACCTTGCGCTGTTATGACTGCATATGAAGGCAACATATTAATGCGTCGGGGGGAGGGTGCTCGCGCGTTGCGCAGTGCGGGCCTAGCGTCGATGATGGGGGGCGTGGTTGGTGCCGTACTACTAATGACACTAGCACCTATAATAGCTCAAGCGGCATTGTATGTACAAACTCCCGGGAAGTTCTCTCTGATCCTATTCGCCTTTTTCGTAATCATTATTTCGAACGATCAGTCCATTGCGAAGGGCATCGTCGCTACGCTGCTTGGCCTCATGGTCGCCACGATTGGAATTGATGTGGCAAGTTCCAAGGCACGTCAAACCTTCGGACTGCCCTCTTTAGTTGAGGGTATCGATTTGATGGCTGTCATCATCGGGGCTTTTGCAATTAGCGAGTTATTGGTTCAGGTTACGGCAAGCTCTCGGAATAAGAATACTTTGAATTACAACCCAACCGAGTCAGTGAAGTGGAGTTGGCGTGACTTCCTGCCACGCGGTTCCGACTACAGCTTCATCGGCACCTACCGCTACATAAAGTTCGCGATGATTGGCTACTTCGTTGGCGTCCTGCCGGGAGCAGGGGGAAGCAGTGCAGCGTTTGTTTCATATGCAGAGGCGAAACGCAGTTCCTCGCGTCCTGAGGAATACAACAATGGTTCCGTAGAAGGAATTTCTGCCTCCGAAAGCGCTAACAACGCGATGTGCGGTGGTTCTCTCGTTCCGATGTTAACTTTTGGCATACCGGGAGATACTACATCCGCGGTGATACTCGGCGTCCTTATCATTAACGGCCTGCAACCGGGTCCACAGATGATGACTGAGCAATTCGCAGTAATAACACCAATGATGGCAGCTTTGCTCATCGCGGCACTACTGATCCCGATCACTCTTCTGTTCTTGGGTCCCTGGTACATGCGGCTTGTTTCAATCAACAAGGCGGTGCTTTTTTCGAGCATTGCAGTTGTTGCCATGGTAGGTGCATATGTATCAACTTTTTCTGTGTTTCAGATGGGAGCCGCGCTTGCCATCGGGGTTGGTGCCTATTTCATGCAGCGCGGTGGGTATCCAATGGTCTCCTTTCTGCTGGGTTTTATTCTCGGGCCAGACCTCGAGGTATACATGAGGCGTAGCCTTGCCATTACTGACGGGAGCCCCTCCATTTTCTTCACTAGACCGGATAGTCTTTTCTTTCTTGGACTAATTGCAGTGTTTTTCTTCTTCATGATCGTCCGTCCGTGGATTTCTTCGAGGCGAAAACACCTGTCACCGGATAAGTAA
- a CDS encoding Bug family tripartite tricarboxylate transporter substrate binding protein: MRSKLKLSAAFMVSAFTLATATGAVAEYPERAIQAIVPWGAGGGADGVVRKIMSIAERDLPESIFVENLDGGVTSIGINRLMNSSADGYTIGALTYDSIVTVPWEKILPGYSLDKLDMIALVTTEPNAMIVGSDTDYTSFDELVAAAKEAEGEINVGIMGLGSMTHLTLLQLQEMTNTRFRVVSFPDGSAGQKEGVLSGEVDAAVTSLGDFAPLLASGDARGLVEFSATENPGFPDVPTSEEVGLNLQTGSFLLFATPAGTPDEAKRILEEAIKTAWDSDEFQDWAEKVGVTATWMGSDEVTEFATNFQAKVFEILEDLTERGILE, translated from the coding sequence ATGAGATCGAAGCTGAAGCTGAGTGCGGCATTCATGGTGAGTGCTTTTACTTTAGCAACTGCCACTGGAGCTGTTGCAGAATACCCAGAACGCGCCATTCAAGCTATTGTCCCCTGGGGAGCGGGGGGCGGTGCCGACGGTGTTGTTCGGAAAATCATGAGCATCGCTGAACGTGATTTACCAGAATCCATCTTTGTCGAGAATCTGGATGGGGGCGTCACCTCTATCGGAATAAATCGACTCATGAACTCGTCTGCTGACGGTTACACCATTGGTGCTTTAACCTACGATAGCATCGTGACTGTGCCATGGGAAAAAATTCTACCCGGCTACAGTCTCGACAAGCTTGATATGATAGCTTTGGTCACCACCGAACCTAATGCGATGATCGTTGGTAGCGATACAGATTATACTTCCTTCGACGAACTTGTTGCAGCGGCAAAGGAAGCGGAAGGAGAAATCAACGTCGGCATTATGGGCCTAGGGTCCATGACGCATCTGACACTTTTGCAGCTTCAGGAAATGACCAATACTAGATTTCGCGTGGTTTCATTTCCCGACGGTAGCGCAGGTCAGAAAGAAGGCGTCCTATCCGGCGAGGTCGACGCGGCGGTCACCAGTCTTGGGGATTTTGCACCCTTGCTGGCATCCGGGGACGCGCGTGGACTTGTCGAGTTCAGCGCGACCGAAAATCCGGGGTTTCCTGATGTACCTACAAGCGAAGAGGTAGGGCTTAACCTTCAGACGGGGAGTTTCTTGTTGTTTGCTACTCCGGCCGGAACGCCTGATGAGGCGAAACGGATTCTGGAAGAGGCGATCAAGACCGCTTGGGACAGCGACGAGTTTCAGGATTGGGCGGAAAAGGTCGGTGTGACGGCCACCTGGATGGGGAGTGATGAGGTTACGGAATTCGCTACTAACTTTCAGGCTAAGGTTTTCGAAATTCTCGAAGACCTGACGGAACGTGGTATCCTCGAATAG
- a CDS encoding WYL domain-containing protein, translating into MDIKPSVRRRFEFIDFQLQWTGSIGRKALQNQFEISPQQATNDLTTYLDIAPRNMSYDPRRRSYVVGSKFKPKFSSGESSGFFLHLEMFHQGYRTKEEIWPTHLPEFDAVAIASRKVDPKILRSVLDAIDAEACLEVRYVSLSSDSETIRTLCPHAIASDGHRWHMRAYDVEKGRFSDFVLSRIEAASVLQEECPDPRPDALWQQIAALKLQADPTLTARQREQIEIEYGMVDGVLELPVRKAMLFYYLRFYGFDPLEMDGKAMRNKSSYRLKILNLEEIETCLERRK; encoded by the coding sequence ATGGACATCAAACCAAGTGTACGGCGACGTTTTGAGTTTATCGATTTTCAGTTGCAATGGACAGGTTCGATCGGTCGCAAGGCCTTGCAAAATCAGTTCGAGATATCGCCTCAACAAGCGACAAACGACCTAACCACATATCTTGATATCGCACCCCGCAACATGAGCTACGACCCGCGACGCCGATCTTACGTCGTGGGTTCAAAGTTCAAGCCAAAGTTCTCCAGCGGGGAGTCTTCCGGTTTCTTTCTTCATCTGGAGATGTTTCATCAAGGCTATCGCACTAAAGAGGAAATTTGGCCAACTCACTTGCCGGAGTTTGACGCTGTTGCCATCGCGTCTCGCAAGGTTGATCCGAAAATTCTTCGATCAGTACTCGATGCAATTGATGCAGAAGCATGTTTGGAGGTTCGATATGTTTCGCTCAGCTCAGACTCAGAAACCATACGAACGCTTTGCCCTCATGCCATTGCTAGCGACGGACACCGATGGCACATGCGTGCCTATGATGTGGAGAAGGGCCGGTTCTCAGACTTTGTGCTTTCAAGAATTGAAGCCGCAAGCGTATTGCAAGAGGAATGCCCGGATCCGCGCCCAGACGCACTTTGGCAACAAATAGCAGCGCTAAAACTTCAGGCAGATCCAACCCTTACCGCAAGGCAAAGAGAACAGATTGAGATCGAGTACGGCATGGTTGACGGCGTTCTCGAGCTCCCAGTGCGCAAGGCAATGCTGTTCTATTACCTTAGATTCTACGGCTTTGATCCTCTCGAAATGGATGGGAAGGCCATGCGAAATAAGAGCAGCTACCGTCTCAAAATACTTAACTTGGAAGAAATAGAGACTTGTTTGGAAAGAAGAAAATAA
- a CDS encoding CaiB/BaiF CoA transferase family protein, whose protein sequence is MNSPLEGLRVLDLSRILAGPSCAQTLGDLGADVIKIERPDKGDDIRGWGPPFLKDRDGNDTLESAYFMSTNRNKRSLTIDISSQEGLEIINDLIDKSDVLIENFKVGDLKRRGLDWDTVHARNPNLVYCSITGFGQSGPYATRPGYDFVVQGMGGLMSITGETEGMPMKVGVPISDIMAGMYATVSILAALRERDQTGSGRHIDISLLDCQVGWLYNQASNYLIGGTEPQRLGNAHPNIVPYETFATADGHINLAVGNDNQFERLCQAIERPDLVDNSRSATNTQRLVNRKAILIEIRSEFTKRSSTKWLADLQTAGIPCGPINTLAQVFDDPHIQARGIVQEVEHSAAPDVKAKIMRTPIRMEGHELDVRLPPPMLGEHTNEILSEMLEYDPTRIAKLRENGAI, encoded by the coding sequence ATGAATTCGCCACTTGAAGGTTTGCGCGTCCTCGATCTATCGCGCATTCTTGCGGGGCCAAGCTGCGCCCAGACATTGGGAGATCTGGGAGCTGATGTCATCAAAATCGAAAGACCGGATAAGGGTGATGATATTCGCGGCTGGGGCCCGCCCTTTCTAAAAGATCGTGACGGTAACGACACGCTCGAAAGCGCCTATTTCATGTCGACCAATCGCAACAAGCGGTCCCTGACCATCGACATTTCTTCTCAGGAAGGTCTAGAGATCATTAATGACCTCATCGACAAGAGCGACGTTCTGATCGAGAATTTTAAGGTAGGTGATCTTAAGCGCCGCGGCCTGGACTGGGATACGGTCCACGCCCGCAACCCAAATCTTGTCTATTGCTCCATCACAGGGTTCGGGCAGTCAGGACCTTATGCCACACGGCCCGGCTACGACTTCGTCGTTCAGGGTATGGGCGGGCTAATGAGCATCACCGGCGAGACTGAAGGGATGCCGATGAAGGTGGGGGTGCCGATTTCCGACATCATGGCGGGAATGTATGCGACAGTGTCTATCTTAGCGGCTCTGAGGGAGCGTGATCAAACAGGTTCCGGGCGGCACATAGATATATCGCTGCTCGATTGTCAGGTCGGATGGTTGTACAATCAGGCCTCAAACTACTTGATCGGGGGTACGGAGCCACAACGGTTGGGCAATGCCCATCCGAACATCGTTCCGTATGAAACGTTTGCGACAGCTGATGGACACATCAACCTTGCCGTCGGAAACGACAATCAGTTTGAGCGCCTTTGTCAGGCTATCGAGCGACCTGATCTGGTGGACAATTCAAGGTCAGCAACAAACACCCAACGACTTGTCAATCGCAAAGCGATACTAATCGAAATCCGCTCAGAGTTTACTAAGCGTTCTTCGACCAAGTGGCTGGCCGATCTGCAAACGGCTGGAATACCTTGCGGGCCAATCAACACCCTTGCCCAAGTTTTTGACGATCCTCACATTCAGGCACGCGGCATCGTTCAAGAGGTCGAACATAGCGCCGCACCAGATGTGAAGGCCAAGATAATGCGTACCCCCATTCGGATGGAGGGTCACGAACTCGATGTTCGTCTGCCACCTCCTATGTTGGGCGAGCACACTAATGAAATCTTATCCGAGATGCTCGAGTATGATCCCACTAGAATTGCAAAGCTACGGGAGAATGGGGCGATATAA
- a CDS encoding FAD-binding oxidoreductase, protein MSERRRKFYAWGFEDQSATAEEMAPVLDTWHRTFGVDSFDVMAAPTLDSIDMPESRINVFPEAIKTICRTDRYERALHSYGRSFLDSAKMFRGDFRNAPDVVAYPRTEDDVRAIIDWAGDIGAAVIPFGGGSSVVGGVNPEIEGNYAGVVTIDMWYLNKVLEFDPVSRSARVQAGVYGPDLETQLKDHNATLRHYPQSFELSTLGGWIATRAAGHYATHGTYIDDYVENIRMVSPSGISESRRLPASGAGPSPDRYVMGTEGSVGIITEAWIRVLSRIKHKATKTVTFAEYDQGVEAVRAISQSGLYPDNCRLIDALEAKLTGSFDGTRPILVLGYESSHYPVDQILDLTVDLCREFGGTPVNETEQGRNSVAGQWRNAFIRGPYYREHMTARGICRETFETAVCWKDFKELHSTVIETVNAAIKRVTGRAGTVTCRFTHVYPNGPAPYFTFHCLPDRERMGEQCMEIKIAAYDAVMKAGGTITHHHAVGRLHMPWYEEQRPAPISAAFSAAKQALDPKSIMNPGVIISEQVGIR, encoded by the coding sequence GTCGACTCTTTCGATGTAATGGCTGCACCAACCCTCGACAGCATCGACATGCCTGAAAGCAGAATAAATGTTTTCCCGGAGGCAATTAAGACTATCTGTCGCACTGATCGGTACGAACGCGCCTTGCATAGCTATGGCCGATCATTCCTGGACAGCGCTAAGATGTTCCGTGGTGATTTTAGAAACGCCCCCGACGTGGTTGCTTATCCGCGCACCGAAGATGACGTCCGCGCAATCATAGACTGGGCTGGTGACATTGGTGCTGCGGTTATTCCATTTGGCGGCGGGTCGAGTGTAGTCGGCGGAGTGAATCCTGAAATCGAGGGAAACTATGCCGGTGTAGTGACCATCGACATGTGGTATTTAAATAAAGTTTTGGAATTCGACCCCGTGTCCCGTTCGGCGCGTGTGCAGGCTGGGGTGTATGGGCCCGACCTGGAAACACAATTGAAAGATCACAATGCCACACTGCGTCATTATCCTCAAAGCTTTGAGCTTTCGACGCTTGGTGGCTGGATTGCGACGCGGGCTGCCGGGCACTACGCGACACACGGCACTTATATTGATGACTACGTCGAAAATATTCGGATGGTATCGCCAAGTGGAATTAGCGAAAGCCGCCGTTTGCCTGCTTCTGGTGCGGGTCCGTCGCCCGACCGATACGTGATGGGTACCGAAGGATCAGTGGGCATTATCACCGAAGCTTGGATTAGGGTTCTTTCCCGGATCAAGCACAAAGCGACCAAGACAGTGACTTTTGCTGAATATGATCAGGGAGTTGAAGCGGTACGTGCGATCTCGCAATCTGGACTTTATCCAGATAACTGCCGGCTGATCGATGCGCTTGAAGCTAAGCTGACCGGATCATTTGATGGAACCCGCCCCATTCTGGTTCTTGGATATGAAAGCTCACATTATCCCGTCGATCAAATTCTGGATCTAACCGTTGATTTGTGTCGCGAGTTCGGAGGCACGCCAGTTAATGAGACAGAACAGGGACGCAACAGCGTAGCTGGTCAATGGCGTAACGCCTTTATTCGAGGGCCATACTATCGCGAGCACATGACCGCGCGCGGTATATGTCGTGAGACCTTTGAAACGGCTGTGTGCTGGAAAGATTTCAAAGAGCTGCATAGCACAGTCATCGAAACAGTGAATGCAGCGATCAAGCGTGTGACCGGTCGGGCAGGCACTGTTACCTGTCGCTTTACTCATGTCTACCCCAATGGTCCCGCACCGTATTTCACCTTCCATTGCCTGCCGGATCGTGAACGGATGGGTGAGCAATGCATGGAGATCAAGATTGCAGCCTATGATGCCGTGATGAAGGCCGGGGGAACGATAACCCACCACCACGCTGTCGGTAGACTGCACATGCCATGGTACGAAGAACAGCGTCCTGCACCGATTAGCGCAGCATTCTCGGCGGCAAAACAAGCGCTTGATCCCAAGTCGATCATGAACCCTGGTGTGATCATTTCTGAACAGGTGGGGATTAGATGA
- a CDS encoding adenylate/guanylate cyclase domain-containing protein, with amino-acid sequence MPWKHSVARDRIQKLLDEVPEVDVQRFDQYWSRYQIDKALQTAMKQPTTPPLFSLPRDKAVVVDTVQIYISIVGYHEMRLDDGRETEGSHARALKGLHLYYGAADRVIEETSAQRVDFHSGRMHAVFLETGGGGVSRETIGQALAFVEDFKRVVQLANDRLANGEFGTEFRIGVDVGTCVAINNGTGSEQEPMFLGSAANHAAKLAEGDTAGVYVSDRVRAVLGYQEVGVLEEFLGLNASQISTNSAYTSDDGSLMFGVMNRQAFSERVVDTWSGDVRKGIVDDLTSSDFRFSFKQPPLSEIDYSQLYPSKSIRMPLVSLFADISGYTNFIDEAVSEGNIQDAVRALFVIRQEFQNVAEADFGGRKVRFIGDSIHALVAEGSGTSTDEAKSVATATQCAAGFHASFDLCKSMLEEIESLELAVGLELGPTPISRIGIRGERSVRVASSKATSTSEKMQRECNEGGVKIGPDALRVAPKGLIDVLSDQGYAREVDYDDVSASILATPTELAQPLYARAHVPSEPSQPRAHLAKK; translated from the coding sequence ATGCCTTGGAAGCACTCGGTCGCACGTGATCGTATTCAGAAGCTCTTGGATGAAGTGCCCGAAGTGGATGTCCAGCGCTTCGACCAATATTGGTCGCGATATCAAATCGATAAGGCGCTGCAGACAGCGATGAAGCAGCCCACTACGCCACCGCTTTTCAGCCTACCAAGGGACAAGGCAGTCGTAGTCGATACTGTTCAGATCTATATCTCGATCGTAGGGTACCATGAGATGCGTTTGGACGATGGTCGTGAAACCGAGGGATCTCACGCGCGGGCGCTTAAGGGGCTGCATCTATACTACGGCGCGGCGGATCGCGTGATCGAAGAAACCAGTGCACAAAGGGTCGACTTTCACAGCGGGCGGATGCATGCAGTTTTTCTTGAGACCGGGGGCGGCGGAGTATCGCGAGAAACTATAGGTCAAGCCCTTGCCTTTGTTGAAGATTTCAAGCGCGTAGTCCAATTGGCCAATGATCGGTTGGCCAATGGGGAGTTTGGAACTGAGTTCCGGATCGGTGTTGATGTTGGGACATGCGTTGCGATCAACAACGGGACCGGGTCTGAACAAGAACCGATGTTTCTCGGTTCAGCGGCCAACCATGCAGCAAAGCTTGCAGAAGGTGATACGGCCGGTGTGTACGTTTCAGACCGAGTTAGAGCCGTGCTTGGATATCAAGAAGTTGGCGTGCTCGAAGAGTTTTTGGGGCTGAACGCAAGCCAAATCAGCACGAATTCAGCCTACACTTCTGACGATGGCAGCTTGATGTTTGGCGTAATGAACAGGCAAGCCTTTTCGGAACGAGTTGTAGACACTTGGTCGGGCGATGTTCGAAAGGGGATTGTGGACGACTTAACTTCCTCCGATTTTAGGTTTTCCTTCAAGCAGCCTCCTTTGAGCGAGATTGACTACTCGCAACTCTATCCGAGCAAATCAATCCGGATGCCTCTGGTCTCATTGTTCGCCGACATATCGGGCTACACCAATTTCATCGACGAGGCGGTGTCCGAAGGAAACATTCAGGATGCCGTGCGCGCGCTCTTTGTCATACGCCAAGAGTTTCAAAACGTGGCAGAAGCCGACTTTGGCGGTCGCAAAGTTCGGTTCATCGGTGACAGTATCCATGCTTTGGTTGCAGAAGGCAGCGGCACATCAACTGACGAAGCTAAGAGTGTCGCCACAGCCACACAGTGCGCAGCGGGATTTCATGCTTCCTTCGACCTTTGCAAATCGATGCTTGAGGAGATCGAAAGCCTAGAGCTTGCCGTAGGTCTAGAGCTCGGCCCGACTCCGATTTCGAGGATTGGTATTCGAGGCGAACGATCCGTACGAGTGGCGTCATCAAAGGCCACATCTACGTCGGAGAAAATGCAGCGAGAGTGCAACGAGGGCGGTGTAAAGATCGGACCAGACGCACTTCGTGTTGCTCCCAAGGGCCTTATTGATGTCCTCAGTGATCAGGGGTACGCGAGAGAAGTCGACTACGACGATGTCTCAGCTAGCATTCTTGCGACGCCGACTGAATTGGCTCAACCGTTGTACGCTCGAGCCCACGTCCCCTCGGAACCAAGCCAACCGCGCGCGCATCTCGCAAAGAAATGA